In Duganella zoogloeoides, a single genomic region encodes these proteins:
- a CDS encoding superoxide dismutase family protein, translating to MKTAALSLSCILALAAIQTASAANVTAQAKLAPTANSKTSGLVTFEQTADGVHVKAKVEGLTPGLHGFHIHEKGDCSAPDGSSAGGHFNPTSAPHGDPSHASKHSGDFGNITADAKGVATLDVKVPLSQLTLTEGSPVNALNRGVIVHTAPDDLKTQPTGNAGGRLACGVITAAK from the coding sequence ATGAAAACAGCCGCACTAAGCTTGAGCTGCATCCTGGCGCTGGCCGCCATTCAGACCGCTTCAGCAGCTAACGTCACCGCCCAGGCCAAGCTGGCGCCAACCGCCAACAGCAAGACGTCCGGCCTGGTCACGTTCGAGCAAACCGCCGACGGCGTCCACGTCAAGGCCAAGGTCGAAGGCCTGACGCCCGGCTTGCACGGGTTCCACATCCACGAAAAAGGCGATTGCTCGGCGCCCGACGGCAGCAGCGCCGGCGGCCATTTTAATCCGACCAGCGCACCGCACGGCGATCCGTCGCACGCCAGCAAGCACAGCGGCGACTTCGGCAATATCACTGCCGATGCCAAGGGCGTAGCCACGCTCGACGTCAAGGTGCCGCTGTCGCAGCTGACGCTGACCGAAGGCAGCCCGGTCAACGCCCTCAATCGCGGCGTGATCGTGCACACTGCGCCCGACGACCTGAAGACCCAGCCGACCGGCAATGCCGGTGGCCGGCTCGCTTGCGGTGTGATTACTGCGGCTAAATAA